A region from the Abditibacteriota bacterium genome encodes:
- a CDS encoding nucleotidyltransferase family protein — MKCLILAAGYATRLYPLTKDFPKPLLEVAGKPILGWLTEDLETCGLIDEYAVISNHRFAAHFEKWAAGIPLPVTVLDDGTVSNEDRLGAVKDIRFAIDALGIDDDVVVIAGDNLLDFSLTRFVDYARRRDTACVMRYFEPDGDKLKKCGVAEVGKGDLILSMEEKPAEPKSHWCCPPFYYFPKRELQLVAEGIEAGCGTDAPGSFVVWLCARTAVHAMEMPGRRYDIGNLASYEQAQKEYKGITI; from the coding sequence ATGAAATGCCTTATCCTGGCGGCCGGCTACGCCACCCGGCTGTATCCTCTCACCAAAGACTTCCCCAAGCCTCTGCTGGAGGTGGCGGGCAAGCCCATTCTCGGCTGGCTCACCGAAGACCTGGAGACCTGCGGCCTCATAGACGAATACGCGGTCATATCCAACCACAGATTCGCGGCGCACTTTGAAAAATGGGCCGCCGGCATCCCTCTGCCCGTGACGGTGCTGGACGACGGCACCGTGTCCAACGAGGACAGGCTGGGAGCCGTGAAGGACATACGCTTTGCCATAGACGCCCTGGGCATCGACGACGACGTGGTGGTGATAGCCGGCGACAACCTGCTGGACTTTTCCCTCACCCGCTTTGTGGACTACGCCCGCAGGCGGGATACCGCCTGCGTCATGCGGTATTTTGAGCCGGACGGCGACAAGCTGAAAAAATGCGGCGTGGCCGAGGTGGGCAAGGGCGACCTTATACTGAGCATGGAAGAAAAGCCCGCAGAGCCCAAAAGCCACTGGTGCTGCCCTCCCTTTTACTATTTTCCCAAAAGAGAGCTGCAGCTGGTGGCGGAGGGCATAGAGGCAGGCTGCGGCACCGACGCCCCGGGCAGCTTTGTGGTCTGGCTGTGCGCCAGGACTGCCGTTCACGCCATGGAAATGCCGGGCCGCCGCTACGACATAGGCAACCT